From Cronobacter turicensis z3032, the proteins below share one genomic window:
- the tar gene encoding Methyl-accepting chemotaxis protein II translates to MRGLTINADGLEQNNNIMATEKVIAESIDTARNAQVQFKIQVQEWKNTLLRGTQGQAAFDKYKAAFVDQSDKTQALLNRLTTLLPQLGMNVDEVRQTIALHEGLEKSYLAAIAQYNIADPTSAQRVDKLVSGIDREPTRMIDEVVAKTLKQADALTRQTEARNLSQYEQTRTMLLITMALTLIASIMITFWLVRSITRPLAQAVTIARNVAAGDLQTAITISGRDETAELMSALQEMNVNLTRIVAGVRNGTETIATASTQIATGSRELSARNEAQASALEETAASMEELTSVVKNNAENSRFASDIARDACQVAGQGGQVVERVVQTMSEIHQFSTEISNIISVIDGIAFQTNILALNAAVEAARAGAEGRGFAVVAAEVRALAQRSSSAAQDIRNLIDRSVSRIDEGNSLVKGAGSAMEDILKSVQRVSELVETISMANREQSTGIDQVNIAVTQMDASTQQNAALSQESAAAAQSMQYQAEKLLDSVSVFRLAAHRDEALA, encoded by the coding sequence ATTCGCGGCCTGACTATCAACGCCGACGGGCTTGAGCAAAATAACAACATTATGGCCACGGAAAAGGTGATAGCAGAGAGCATCGACACCGCGCGTAACGCGCAGGTGCAGTTCAAAATCCAGGTACAGGAGTGGAAAAACACCCTGCTGCGCGGCACGCAGGGGCAGGCGGCGTTTGATAAATACAAAGCCGCGTTTGTCGATCAGAGTGATAAAACCCAGGCGCTGCTGAATCGCCTGACCACGCTTCTGCCGCAGCTTGGTATGAACGTGGATGAAGTCCGCCAGACCATTGCGCTGCACGAAGGGCTGGAAAAAAGCTATCTGGCGGCGATTGCGCAATACAACATTGCCGACCCGACGAGCGCCCAGCGCGTCGATAAGCTGGTGAGCGGCATCGACCGCGAGCCGACCCGGATGATCGACGAGGTGGTGGCGAAAACGCTGAAGCAGGCGGATGCGCTGACCCGTCAGACCGAAGCGCGCAACCTGTCGCAGTATGAGCAGACTCGCACCATGCTGCTTATCACAATGGCGCTGACGCTTATCGCGAGCATTATGATCACCTTCTGGCTGGTGCGCAGTATTACGCGTCCGCTGGCGCAGGCCGTGACCATCGCGCGTAACGTCGCCGCCGGCGATTTGCAGACGGCGATTACCATCAGCGGTCGCGATGAAACCGCTGAGCTGATGAGCGCGCTTCAGGAGATGAACGTCAACCTCACCCGCATCGTGGCGGGCGTGCGCAACGGCACCGAAACCATCGCTACCGCGTCGACGCAAATCGCTACCGGCAGCCGTGAGCTCTCGGCACGCAACGAAGCGCAGGCGAGCGCGCTGGAAGAAACCGCGGCGTCGATGGAAGAACTAACGTCGGTTGTGAAAAACAACGCCGAAAACTCCCGCTTTGCGAGCGATATCGCGCGCGACGCGTGTCAGGTAGCCGGGCAGGGCGGTCAGGTGGTCGAGCGCGTGGTGCAGACCATGAGCGAAATCCACCAGTTCTCGACCGAAATCAGCAATATCATCAGCGTTATCGATGGCATCGCCTTCCAGACCAACATCCTGGCGCTCAACGCGGCGGTCGAAGCGGCGCGCGCAGGCGCGGAAGGGCGCGGCTTTGCGGTGGTGGCGGCGGAAGTGCGCGCGCTGGCGCAGCGCTCCAGCTCCGCGGCGCAGGATATCCGTAACCTGATTGACCGCTCCGTCAGCCGTATCGACGAAGGCAATAGTCTGGTGAAAGGCGCGGGCAGCGCGATGGAAGATATCCTGAAAAGCGTGCAGCGCGTGAGCGAGCTGGTGGAAACCATTTCGATGGCGAACCGCGAGCAGAGCACCGGTATCGATCAGGTGAATATCGCCGTGACGCAGATGGACGCCTCGACGCAGCAGAACGCCGCGCTGTCGCAGGAATCCGCCGCGGCGGCCCAGTCGATGCAGTATCAGGCCGAGAAGCTGCTGGATTCCGTCAGCGTCTTCCGTCTGGCGGCGCACCGGGATGAAGCGCTGGCGTAA
- the ytfN gene encoding Uncharacterized protein ytfN encodes MSRMKKISLAVLAVIVLLIATVGFLIGTTTGLHLIFNAANRWVPGLEIGRVTGGWRNLTLTSLRYQQPGVDVNAGEIHLSVKLACLRDSSLCVNDFSLKDVNVVVDTKKMPPAAKVEEEESGPLDLSTPYPITLSRAALHNVNIKIDDTRVSVMDFSSGLAWEDRNLTLKPTSLQGLLIALPKAADVAQEEVVEPKVNNPQPQEKPLGETLRELFAKPVLPEMADVHLPLNLTVENFHGEQLRLTGDTDITVSNLLVKISSVDGVTKLDTLDIDSNQGTVNASGSAELRNNWPVDITLNSTLNVEPLKGEKVKLKVGGALRDQLEFGVNLSGPVDVVLRGQTKLAEAGLPLNLDITSEQLYWPLTGPKQYQADDLKLKFSGKMTDYALSFRTAVKGDQLPPATITLDGKGNEQQINIDKLDVAALEGHTTLTALLDWQQAISWRGELALKGINTAKQYPEWPSKLDGLMKLRGSLYGGTWQLDVPALKLAGNVKQNKVKVDGQLKGNSYLQWTIPGLHLELGRNKADVKGELGVKDLALDATIDAPALDNALPGLGGTAKGLVKIRGNVEAPELNADVTARNLRWQELSVAQVRLLGDVKSTDQIGGSLDLRVERLVQGDINLRLITLAAKGNEKSHQMALRVQGQPVSGQLDLRGSFDRQAMRWRGEIDNTRFATPVGPWTLSRALTLDYRGQEQKIAIGPHCWRNPNAELCVPQTIDAGAAGRAQVDLNRFDLAMLKPFMPEETQASGRFTGKADVSWDTTKEGLPQGQVQLAGRGVRVTQLVNGNPLLVAFDTLNLNAELRNNRARLNWLIRLANNGQFDGDIQVADPQERRNLSGNINIRNFSLAIANPVFSRGEKAAGILSANLRLGGDARQPQLFGQMQLNGVDIEGNFMPFEMQPSQLAMNFNGMSSTLQGVVRTKQGEITLNGNADWSQIDNWRARVAARGSRVRITVPPMVRLDVSPDVVLEATPSLITLDGSVDVPWARIVVHDLPESAVGVSSDEVLLDENLKPEEEQRASIPINSNLIVHVGNNVRIDAFGLKARLTGDLKVAQDKQGLGLNGQINIPQGRFHAYGQDLLVRKGELLFSGPPDRPLLNIEAIRNPDATENDVIAGVRVTGETDEPKVEVFSDPAMSQQEALSYLLRGQGLESGQSDSDAMTSMLIGLGVAQSGQVVGKIGETFGVSNLALDTEGVGDSSQVVVSGYVLPGLQVKYGVGIFDSLATLTLRYRLMPKLYLEAVSGVDQALDVLYQFEF; translated from the coding sequence ATGAGTCGTATGAAAAAAATCAGCCTCGCCGTGCTGGCCGTTATCGTGCTGCTTATCGCGACCGTCGGGTTTCTGATCGGGACTACAACGGGCTTACATCTGATTTTCAATGCCGCGAATCGCTGGGTGCCGGGGCTGGAGATCGGCCGCGTCACCGGCGGCTGGCGTAACCTGACGCTGACATCGCTGCGCTACCAGCAGCCGGGCGTGGACGTCAACGCCGGGGAAATCCATCTTTCCGTCAAGCTCGCCTGCCTGCGCGACAGCAGCCTGTGCGTGAATGATTTCTCACTGAAAGATGTGAACGTGGTCGTCGACACCAAAAAAATGCCGCCCGCCGCGAAAGTGGAAGAAGAAGAGAGCGGACCGCTCGACCTCTCCACGCCGTACCCGATCACGCTGAGCCGGGCGGCGCTGCATAACGTCAATATCAAAATCGACGATACGCGGGTATCGGTAATGGATTTTAGCTCGGGGCTTGCCTGGGAGGACCGCAACCTGACGCTCAAACCCACCTCCTTACAAGGGCTGCTGATCGCGCTGCCCAAAGCGGCGGATGTCGCGCAGGAAGAGGTGGTCGAGCCGAAGGTCAACAACCCGCAGCCGCAGGAAAAACCACTCGGCGAGACGCTGCGTGAACTCTTCGCTAAACCGGTGCTGCCGGAGATGGCCGATGTGCACCTGCCGCTGAACCTGACGGTGGAAAATTTTCACGGCGAACAGCTGCGTCTTACCGGCGACACCGATATCACGGTGAGCAATCTGCTGGTGAAAATCAGCAGCGTGGATGGCGTCACGAAGCTCGACACGCTGGATATCGATTCGAATCAGGGCACGGTTAACGCCAGCGGCAGCGCGGAGCTGCGCAATAACTGGCCGGTGGATATTACGCTTAATAGCACGCTGAACGTGGAGCCGCTCAAGGGCGAAAAAGTGAAGCTCAAAGTGGGCGGCGCGCTGCGCGACCAGCTGGAGTTCGGCGTCAATCTCTCCGGCCCGGTGGATGTGGTGCTGCGCGGGCAGACGAAGCTTGCCGAAGCGGGCCTGCCGCTCAATCTGGATATAACCAGCGAGCAGCTCTACTGGCCGCTGACCGGCCCGAAGCAGTATCAGGCGGATGATCTGAAGCTGAAGTTCTCCGGCAAAATGACCGACTACGCGCTGTCGTTCCGTACCGCCGTGAAGGGCGATCAGCTGCCGCCCGCCACCATTACGCTCGACGGCAAAGGCAACGAGCAGCAGATCAACATCGATAAGCTGGACGTCGCCGCGCTCGAAGGCCACACCACGCTGACGGCGCTGCTCGACTGGCAGCAGGCCATCAGCTGGCGCGGTGAACTCGCGCTAAAAGGTATTAATACCGCGAAACAGTACCCGGAATGGCCATCGAAACTCGACGGGCTGATGAAGCTGCGCGGCAGCCTCTATGGCGGCACCTGGCAGCTTGACGTGCCGGCGCTGAAGCTTGCGGGCAACGTCAAACAGAACAAGGTGAAGGTTGATGGCCAGCTTAAGGGCAACAGTTATCTGCAGTGGACGATCCCTGGCCTGCATCTGGAGCTGGGCCGCAATAAAGCGGATGTGAAGGGTGAGCTTGGCGTTAAAGACCTGGCGCTGGACGCGACGATTGACGCCCCGGCGCTGGATAACGCGCTGCCGGGCCTCGGCGGCACGGCGAAAGGGCTGGTGAAAATCCGCGGTAATGTTGAAGCGCCGGAACTCAACGCCGATGTCACCGCACGTAATCTGCGCTGGCAGGAACTCTCCGTCGCGCAGGTGCGCCTGCTCGGCGATGTGAAATCCACCGATCAGATAGGCGGTTCGCTGGATCTGCGCGTCGAGCGTCTGGTGCAGGGCGATATCAACCTGCGGCTGATTACGCTTGCGGCCAAAGGCAACGAGAAATCACACCAGATGGCGCTGCGGGTGCAGGGCCAACCGGTCTCCGGCCAGCTCGACCTGCGCGGCAGTTTTGATCGCCAGGCGATGCGCTGGCGCGGCGAGATAGATAATACGCGCTTCGCCACGCCGGTCGGCCCGTGGACGCTGAGCCGCGCGCTCACGCTCGATTACCGCGGTCAGGAGCAGAAAATCGCTATCGGCCCGCACTGCTGGCGCAACCCGAATGCCGAGCTGTGCGTCCCGCAAACCATTGATGCGGGGGCCGCCGGGCGCGCGCAGGTGGACCTCAACCGTTTTGATCTCGCGATGCTCAAACCGTTTATGCCGGAAGAGACCCAGGCGAGCGGGCGCTTTACGGGTAAAGCGGATGTCAGCTGGGATACGACGAAAGAAGGACTGCCGCAGGGGCAGGTGCAGCTCGCCGGGCGCGGCGTGCGTGTGACCCAACTGGTTAACGGCAATCCGCTGCTGGTGGCGTTTGACACGCTGAACCTGAACGCAGAGCTGCGCAATAACCGCGCGCGGCTCAACTGGCTGATTCGACTGGCGAATAACGGCCAGTTCGATGGCGATATTCAGGTGGCGGACCCGCAGGAGCGGCGCAATCTTTCCGGGAATATCAATATTCGTAATTTCTCGCTGGCGATCGCCAATCCGGTCTTTTCGCGCGGCGAGAAAGCGGCGGGTATTCTGAGCGCGAACCTGCGTCTTGGCGGCGACGCCCGCCAGCCGCAACTGTTCGGCCAGATGCAACTTAACGGCGTGGATATCGAAGGCAACTTTATGCCGTTCGAGATGCAGCCGAGCCAGCTGGCGATGAACTTCAACGGCATGAGCTCGACGTTGCAGGGCGTGGTACGCACAAAACAGGGCGAAATCACGCTTAACGGTAACGCCGACTGGAGCCAGATCGATAACTGGCGCGCCAGAGTGGCGGCGCGCGGCAGTCGCGTGCGGATCACCGTGCCGCCGATGGTGCGCCTGGATGTTTCGCCGGATGTGGTGCTGGAGGCGACGCCGAGCCTGATTACGCTTGATGGCAGCGTCGATGTGCCCTGGGCGCGCATCGTGGTGCACGATCTGCCGGAAAGCGCGGTCGGCGTCTCCAGTGATGAAGTTTTACTCGATGAAAATCTGAAACCGGAAGAGGAGCAGCGCGCGTCCATCCCAATCAATAGTAATCTTATCGTTCACGTTGGAAATAACGTGCGGATAGACGCGTTTGGGCTGAAGGCGCGTCTCACGGGCGATCTGAAAGTGGCGCAGGATAAACAGGGTCTTGGCCTGAACGGGCAGATCAATATTCCGCAAGGGCGCTTCCACGCTTACGGCCAGGATCTGCTGGTGCGTAAAGGCGAGCTGCTGTTCTCCGGGCCGCCGGACAGGCCGCTGCTGAATATCGAGGCGATCCGCAACCCTGACGCCACCGAGAACGACGTAATAGCTGGCGTGCGCGTGACTGGCGAAACCGACGAGCCGAAGGTGGAAGTCTTCTCCGACCCGGCCATGTCGCAGCAGGAGGCGCTCTCTTATCTTCTGCGCGGCCAGGGGCTTGAGAGCGGCCAGAGCGACAGCGACGCGATGACTTCCATGCTAATTGGCCTGGGGGTTGCACAAAGTGGTCAGGTTGTGGGTAAAATCGGCGAGACGTTTGGCGTAAGCAATCTGGCGCTGGACACCGAAGGGGTGGGCGATTCCTCCCAGGTGGTGGTCAGTGGCTATGTACTGCCGGGTCTCCAGGTGAAATACGGCGTGGGCATTTTTGACTCGCTGGCGACGCTCACGCTAAGGTATCGCCTGATGCCTAAGCTGTATCTGGAAGCGGTGTCTGGCGTAGATCAGGCACTTGATGTGCTCTATCAGTTTGAGTTTTAG
- the yfcU gene encoding Putative outer membrane usher protein yfcU has product MARIHNQQATITKLIVPSALALCICACLRTPAMAADDIQFNTDVLDVKDKKNIDLSQFSKRGYIMPGNYDFKIKVNQNELEEQPVSVFAAENDKTQSIVCFTQDQIQKFGFKEKYLPQFKSWHNGQCVDITALQGVEVTPDLGNSTLMISVPQAYLEYTSDDWVPPSMWDDGIAGLLADYNVNAQTRHNEGGQGGDENTVSGNGTVGANMGPWRLRADWQANYDDRSDTSGQKKWTWSRFQMYRALPKMGAKLTVGEDYMNSDLFDSVRFAGASVVSDDNMLPPNLRGYAPEVTGVAKTNAKVTISQQGRVIYETQVAAGPFAIQDLNNSVSGALDVRVQEQDGSVQQYKVNTASIPYLTRPGSVRYKMYAGRPSTYDHHSEGSGFGSGEFSWGVSNGWSLYGGLVASRNYLATALGVGRDLMALGALAFDITRSSAKLDNGEERHGQSYRVSYSKRFDDTGSQVTFAGYRFAEKDFMSFNDYLNYQADNGDFMQNKEMYTVSFSQQFESVGLSAYLNYSHQTYWNNPAEDRYSLSLSRYFDIGKMKNISASLTAYRNKFNGENDDGMYVSMSVPMGDTGSLGLNSSFSGDTSTHNLSYFNRLGNGDNYRIAAGGSDDGGNLSGYYDHPGDLAEVTGNVDYQHGQYSSAGVSLRGGMTATAKGAALHRANVMGGTRVLLDTGDAADVPVQGYAGTTKTNHFGKAVVTEVSDYSKNSLNIDINNLPENAEASASVVQATLTEGAIGYRKFNVISGIKAMAIIRLADGTFPPFGATVLNAEKQEVGIVNDEGQAYLSGLKAGHKLQVNWNGATQCVVTLPEHLQGTSENQNLLLPCH; this is encoded by the coding sequence ATGGCCAGAATACATAATCAACAAGCCACTATAACGAAACTGATAGTGCCGTCAGCATTGGCTTTATGCATCTGCGCGTGTTTACGGACTCCCGCAATGGCGGCAGATGATATCCAGTTTAATACCGATGTATTAGACGTGAAAGACAAAAAGAATATCGATCTGAGTCAGTTTTCAAAGCGCGGCTATATTATGCCGGGCAATTACGATTTCAAAATAAAAGTTAATCAAAACGAACTGGAAGAACAACCGGTCAGCGTGTTTGCCGCTGAGAATGATAAAACCCAGTCGATTGTCTGCTTTACGCAGGACCAGATTCAAAAATTTGGTTTTAAAGAGAAATATCTGCCGCAGTTTAAAAGCTGGCATAACGGCCAATGTGTGGATATCACGGCGCTGCAAGGCGTGGAGGTCACGCCGGATCTCGGCAACAGTACGCTGATGATAAGCGTACCCCAGGCGTATCTGGAATATACCTCTGATGACTGGGTGCCGCCGTCGATGTGGGATGACGGTATCGCTGGCCTGCTTGCTGATTACAACGTTAACGCCCAGACGCGTCATAACGAAGGCGGTCAGGGCGGCGATGAAAACACGGTTTCCGGTAACGGTACTGTCGGCGCCAACATGGGGCCGTGGCGTCTGCGTGCCGACTGGCAGGCAAATTATGACGATCGCTCAGATACCAGTGGTCAGAAAAAGTGGACATGGAGCCGCTTTCAGATGTACCGCGCGTTGCCGAAGATGGGTGCGAAGCTGACGGTCGGCGAAGACTACATGAACTCCGATCTGTTCGACAGCGTGCGCTTCGCAGGCGCCAGTGTGGTGTCGGACGACAATATGCTGCCGCCCAACCTGCGGGGTTACGCACCGGAAGTGACCGGCGTGGCGAAAACCAACGCCAAGGTGACCATTTCGCAGCAGGGCCGCGTGATTTATGAAACCCAGGTCGCCGCAGGCCCGTTTGCGATTCAGGACCTGAATAACTCCGTCTCCGGCGCGCTGGATGTGCGCGTGCAGGAGCAGGACGGTTCGGTGCAGCAATATAAAGTGAATACGGCCTCGATCCCGTACCTGACGCGTCCTGGCAGCGTGCGTTACAAGATGTATGCCGGTCGGCCAAGCACCTACGATCACCATAGCGAAGGCAGTGGTTTCGGCTCAGGCGAATTTTCCTGGGGGGTCAGCAACGGCTGGTCGCTCTACGGTGGCCTGGTGGCAAGCCGCAACTATCTGGCCACAGCGCTGGGTGTAGGGCGCGATCTTATGGCGCTGGGGGCGCTGGCGTTCGACATCACACGCTCCAGTGCGAAGCTGGATAACGGTGAAGAACGGCACGGACAGTCTTATCGTGTGAGCTACTCGAAGCGCTTTGATGATACCGGAAGCCAGGTGACCTTTGCAGGTTATCGCTTCGCCGAAAAAGACTTTATGAGCTTTAACGATTATCTGAACTATCAGGCAGATAACGGCGATTTCATGCAGAACAAAGAGATGTACACCGTCTCCTTCAGCCAGCAATTTGAAAGCGTTGGGCTGAGCGCTTACCTGAACTATTCGCATCAGACCTACTGGAATAATCCGGCGGAAGATCGCTATAGCCTGTCGCTGTCGCGCTATTTCGATATCGGGAAGATGAAAAATATTAGCGCCTCGCTGACCGCGTATCGCAACAAATTTAACGGCGAAAATGACGATGGCATGTATGTCTCTATGTCCGTGCCGATGGGCGATACCGGTTCGCTGGGACTGAATTCATCCTTTAGCGGTGATACCAGTACCCATAACCTGAGCTACTTCAATCGGCTCGGCAATGGCGATAACTACCGTATCGCCGCAGGCGGTAGCGATGACGGCGGTAATCTGAGTGGTTATTACGATCATCCGGGCGATTTGGCAGAGGTGACCGGCAACGTGGATTACCAGCACGGGCAGTACAGCTCTGCCGGGGTATCGCTGCGCGGTGGGATGACGGCCACAGCGAAAGGCGCTGCGTTACATCGCGCGAACGTCATGGGCGGGACGCGCGTGCTGCTGGATACCGGCGACGCAGCGGATGTTCCGGTTCAGGGTTATGCCGGCACGACCAAAACTAACCATTTTGGTAAGGCTGTGGTGACTGAAGTCAGCGACTACAGCAAAAACAGCCTGAACATCGATATCAACAACTTGCCTGAAAATGCCGAAGCGTCCGCATCGGTGGTGCAGGCCACCCTGACCGAAGGGGCGATTGGTTATCGCAAATTTAATGTGATTTCAGGCATCAAGGCGATGGCGATCATTCGCCTTGCAGACGGCACCTTCCCGCCGTTCGGCGCTACGGTGCTTAACGCCGAAAAACAGGAAGTCGGCATCGTCAATGATGAAGGCCAGGCATACCTGAGCGGCCTTAAAGCGGGCCATAAATTACAGGTCAACTGGAATGGTGCGACACAGTGTGTGGTCACGCTGCCAGAACACCTGCAAGGGACGAGCGAGAACCAAAATCTGCTGTTGCCGTGCCATTAA
- the smfA gene encoding Fimbria A protein produces MANAKDQGHGKVTFTGSIIDAPCSINPDSIDQTVSMGQISNVALKANGNTGTSVPRNFEIKLENCDVTTLKTVKTTFTGAEGAIDGALGITGTAKGASIVLTNGDGEQIKLGEASEAHELQNGNNTLLFSAYLQGEGASATVTPGDFTAVADFTLAYE; encoded by the coding sequence ATGGCTAACGCGAAAGATCAGGGTCACGGGAAAGTCACTTTTACCGGCTCTATCATTGATGCGCCGTGCTCCATTAACCCGGACAGCATCGATCAGACCGTAAGTATGGGCCAGATTTCAAACGTGGCACTGAAAGCCAACGGCAACACCGGCACTTCCGTACCGCGCAACTTTGAAATCAAGCTGGAAAACTGTGACGTCACTACGCTGAAAACCGTGAAAACCACGTTTACCGGCGCAGAAGGGGCAATTGATGGCGCTCTGGGCATCACCGGTACGGCGAAAGGTGCCAGCATTGTCCTGACTAACGGTGACGGTGAGCAGATCAAACTGGGTGAAGCGTCTGAAGCGCATGAACTGCAGAACGGTAACAACACGCTGCTGTTCTCCGCTTATCTGCAGGGCGAAGGTGCTTCCGCAACCGTAACCCCGGGCGACTTCACTGCAGTGGCTGATTTTACCCTGGCTTACGAGTAA
- the yfcS gene encoding Uncharacterized fimbrial chaperone yfcS — translation MLTINKTVFAAALALAGVMATQQAFAAIALDRTRVVYNGGEKSISLSISNENKNLPYLAQAWIEDAQGNKVTSPLNVLPPVQRVEAGAKSQVKVQASAAVASLPQDKESLFYFNLREIPPRSTKPNTLQIALQTRIKLFYRPAAIALDKTEAANGDWVEKVTLARQGDKYLVNNPTPYFLTIVEGAASPKGKPVGFQPIMIAPKGSAAIDASAAALGNTPVLTYVNDYGGRPKIQFTCGGASCTAKLLKDK, via the coding sequence ATGTTAACCATCAACAAAACTGTTTTCGCCGCTGCCCTTGCGCTCGCTGGCGTCATGGCAACCCAACAGGCTTTTGCAGCTATTGCGCTTGATCGCACCCGTGTAGTTTATAACGGCGGCGAAAAATCGATCAGTCTGTCTATCAGCAACGAAAATAAAAATCTGCCGTATCTGGCCCAGGCGTGGATTGAAGACGCGCAGGGTAACAAGGTCACCTCACCGCTGAATGTGCTGCCGCCAGTGCAGCGCGTGGAAGCGGGCGCGAAAAGCCAGGTGAAAGTGCAGGCTTCTGCGGCGGTAGCGTCACTGCCGCAGGACAAAGAAAGCCTGTTCTACTTCAACCTGCGTGAAATTCCACCCCGCAGCACTAAGCCGAACACGCTGCAAATTGCCCTGCAGACCCGTATTAAGCTGTTTTACCGTCCGGCGGCGATAGCACTGGATAAAACTGAGGCGGCGAACGGCGACTGGGTAGAGAAAGTCACGCTGGCGCGCCAGGGCGATAAATATTTGGTGAATAACCCAACGCCGTATTTCCTGACGATCGTTGAGGGCGCGGCGAGCCCTAAAGGCAAACCGGTGGGTTTTCAGCCCATCATGATCGCTCCGAAAGGCAGTGCGGCGATTGACGCCAGCGCCGCTGCATTGGGCAATACCCCGGTTCTAACGTATGTAAACGACTACGGCGGACGCCCAAAAATTCAGTTCACCTGTGGCGGCGCGAGCTGCACGGCGAAATTGCTGAAAGACAAATAA
- the ytfP gene encoding UPF0131 protein ytfP produces the protein MRIFVYGSLRRKQGNSHWMTNAQWLGDYDIENYQLFSLGHYPGAVPGEGSVVGEVYRIDATTLAELDALRTARGEYKRQLIQTPYGSAWMYVYQRSTEGLTRIESGNWLDR, from the coding sequence ATGCGAATATTTGTCTACGGCAGTTTACGACGCAAACAAGGCAACAGCCACTGGATGACGAACGCCCAGTGGCTGGGCGATTACGACATCGAAAACTACCAGCTCTTCAGCCTGGGGCACTACCCTGGGGCAGTGCCAGGAGAGGGCTCGGTAGTCGGCGAGGTGTATCGTATCGACGCCACGACGCTTGCGGAGCTGGACGCGTTGCGCACTGCGCGCGGCGAGTATAAACGCCAGCTTATCCAGACGCCGTACGGCAGCGCCTGGATGTATGTGTACCAGCGTTCTACCGAAGGGCTTACCCGCATCGAGAGCGGTAACTGGCTCGACAGGTAA